One genomic window of Leptotrichia shahii includes the following:
- a CDS encoding leucine-rich repeat domain-containing protein, with amino-acid sequence MRSIFSMLILLLFISCNNSNGQELREVHKKSEKESEMSEVESLDYKSCRELRKFNVNAKKIELKNLGLEEIKCIVDYRNVKELDLRWNQLKDVKPLENLKNLEVLKINFNQVKDIKPLLNLPNLKELWLHNNKISNLSGIGKLAKLEHLDVSFNPLKNGVDEISNLKKLKRLELRKVPKEIVDYIYENYHNFMIPEKIFIEQRYPELAKKRENKVKYPNFSEFEDKINGFETVKTVRELSPNKVALDKLPKEVYKIVDEYDKNSEEADDKVEGTAFFTNNIYSIYTLTYPFAYAGQSNSETVFVKNGKVIARDTVNLYSQLESIDENNLFLSVVAASGGTNYAITDMKSGQMWREEFRDFGLISPKRTGKVFVTSSKKNAVNVRESDDLDSSIIHKLADNVEVEEISDEKDWKYVYFYNKDGGYYMKGHINKSQLR; translated from the coding sequence ATGAGAAGTATATTCAGTATGTTAATTTTACTGTTATTTATTTCGTGTAATAATAGTAATGGGCAGGAATTAAGAGAAGTCCATAAAAAATCAGAAAAAGAATCAGAAATGTCAGAAGTAGAATCTTTGGATTACAAAAGTTGCAGAGAATTAAGAAAATTTAATGTTAATGCTAAAAAAATTGAATTGAAAAATTTGGGATTGGAGGAGATAAAATGCATAGTGGATTATAGAAATGTGAAGGAACTGGATTTGCGATGGAATCAGTTAAAAGATGTGAAACCGTTGGAAAATTTAAAAAATCTGGAAGTTTTAAAAATAAATTTTAATCAGGTAAAAGATATAAAACCGTTGCTAAATTTACCCAATTTAAAGGAATTATGGCTTCATAATAATAAAATAAGCAATCTTAGTGGAATTGGCAAATTGGCAAAACTGGAACATCTGGATGTCAGTTTTAATCCATTGAAAAATGGAGTGGATGAGATTTCTAATTTGAAAAAACTGAAAAGATTGGAATTACGGAAAGTTCCAAAAGAAATTGTAGACTATATTTATGAAAATTATCATAATTTTATGATTCCTGAAAAAATATTTATTGAGCAAAGATATCCAGAACTTGCTAAAAAACGTGAAAATAAAGTAAAATATCCAAATTTTTCAGAGTTTGAAGATAAAATAAACGGTTTTGAAACTGTGAAAACTGTAAGGGAACTTTCCCCAAACAAAGTTGCATTGGATAAATTGCCTAAGGAAGTTTATAAGATAGTTGATGAGTATGATAAAAACTCTGAAGAAGCTGATGATAAAGTGGAGGGAACAGCTTTTTTTACAAATAATATTTATTCAATATATACTCTTACTTATCCTTTTGCCTATGCTGGGCAGTCAAATAGCGAAACTGTCTTTGTGAAAAATGGAAAAGTGATTGCAAGAGATACTGTAAATTTATATTCTCAATTGGAAAGTATTGATGAAAATAATTTGTTTTTATCGGTAGTTGCAGCAAGCGGGGGAACAAATTATGCAATAACTGATATGAAAAGTGGACAGATGTGGCGAGAAGAATTTAGGGATTTCGGATTAATATCGCCTAAGAGAACTGGTAAAGTTTTTGTAACATCTTCAAAGAAAAATGCTGTCAACGTAAGAGAAAGCGATGATTTGGACAGTTCAATAATTCATAAATTAGCGGATAATGTTGAAGTTGAAGAAATTTCAGATGAGAAAGACTGGAAATATGTGTATTTTTATAATAAAGATGGGGGATATTATATGAAAGGGCATATAAATAAGAGTCAGTTAAGATAA
- a CDS encoding PAAR-like protein — MVNRKFSGVDIGDSAVEFFEKLAKLESGGKYNLADQKYYIGKYQIGTDVLMDMGWLPKGSTWTNARFIGEGATKWKLKGKQSFLNNPAAQDEVIMRSVKMRWATLKKHKDKICKNISVPKNAVYIAPGKVRASKNKVKTIIMKKRNQGYKAEDLRGKSFLLTSSGMLAASHLCGQGAMSNALGNNFKGVWGIPVDGNAMPSLLYAVNLAGHDLSAIIGFKDNCEVNHKVVEKNHTQTDNKNINKQATVQSKPKSNVSSNSLQTQKGASTLNTDKTGNDESNKEGVFSFNGQKFEEVWDSEEYKRDRAENGKAPELAFVNPDEAILKRLQAKFQDKNIYNEDYVKYLETKTGKKVLKENTEDINVILKMYDEATKDNDKIGNVIRQHGFDILRGREESNEILRIQDIVYYIYSYPINNKSAIESLEYVLSQYSAKYVKYPDKKPINKFNEDKNYMDKIQGMIQIYVKDGKTKVEKNQLPEKYDKYMQGIKDIDEIVIKVAKRPVSELQKTRCENLIRELGENVSEYEKTYSMDENGVRQFPLSRRLIDNIIIEFLKVQTGFKKENETKYFDNHQYKDSNIVRNYLLWYIKRQKGIDIPSKSERGLFNRLEKIGKDIRVTTVLNDWITSKSAIKVRNIKKISNLIDEVYENYRDNLDFEKDKGIILGLFKDSKELWDYAANIDSMDLYSFYKSFYDLQNIINPTGELFVNTNCMLKCTLGRDISRLIIKEDSVMLEGGKQANINDTNIQPFKSCNAIGTCQPALMGMWEKNTDVKVRNKPALLDISTIQCQHGGTISIDAAGQKEVGTAVTKDKEVSEAIRDADCQYKLLINICSDINNDFMQTQLKKEAQKFSKWNKYKSSTMNNKNKEKIQIAEKETSSEKERYLRQKILDVFKEAYKSVKQKSRPELDTKRIIKKHGLSLCDYKQKNFYSAKMLPVIAYGYLMRAGNLTITENEKKQIEAELNSDIKTSNTEQIELKDYKIQNNVKQTKESLDHKINSSNVTSWIEIGKILYTSTKYPPTEAEILNAIRKNGESVARCPFSQGEWSKTHNSSMEVSNSDGVQDDVTKKVEQDSTTKTDKKLEKNSEKCDTDNCPHKEVKERAPWIKVAEEEMKKYKGQKESSRSLYNRIQKTYFPDANFGTNKNPTEIAWCAAFITYCMKTAGYKNSSDPSVGGYDWGVAPRPKLPKRGWFEGEKTKPFVGAIGIFKFRKGYSHVAILVGKRKNGMYVFLGGNQNNEINKTAFEPSRIDYFMKPKSYTVKPEEQELPIITDSKNTGTVG; from the coding sequence GTGGTAAATAGAAAATTTAGCGGAGTAGATATTGGAGATAGTGCAGTTGAGTTTTTTGAAAAGTTGGCTAAATTAGAAAGTGGCGGAAAATACAATTTAGCAGATCAAAAATATTATATTGGAAAATATCAGATTGGAACGGATGTTTTGATGGACATGGGATGGCTTCCGAAGGGTTCAACTTGGACAAATGCTAGATTTATTGGTGAAGGTGCTACAAAATGGAAATTGAAAGGGAAACAGAGTTTTTTAAATAATCCAGCGGCACAAGATGAAGTAATAATGCGTTCGGTGAAAATGAGATGGGCAACCTTGAAAAAACATAAGGATAAAATTTGTAAAAATATATCTGTTCCTAAAAATGCAGTCTATATAGCACCAGGAAAAGTTAGAGCTTCTAAAAATAAAGTAAAGACAATAATAATGAAAAAGAGAAATCAAGGATACAAAGCAGAAGATTTGAGGGGGAAAAGTTTTTTGCTTACATCGTCTGGAATGCTGGCTGCTTCACATTTATGTGGTCAAGGTGCAATGTCTAATGCTTTAGGAAATAATTTTAAAGGTGTCTGGGGAATACCAGTAGATGGAAATGCAATGCCATCATTGCTTTATGCTGTAAATTTAGCGGGGCATGATTTATCAGCAATTATTGGATTTAAAGATAATTGTGAAGTGAATCACAAAGTTGTAGAAAAAAATCATACACAAACTGATAATAAAAATATAAATAAACAGGCTACAGTTCAGTCAAAACCTAAATCTAATGTTTCAAGTAACTCTTTACAAACACAAAAAGGAGCTTCAACATTAAATACTGATAAGACTGGCAATGATGAAAGTAATAAAGAAGGTGTATTTTCATTTAATGGTCAGAAGTTTGAGGAAGTTTGGGATAGTGAAGAGTATAAAAGGGACAGGGCTGAAAACGGGAAAGCTCCTGAATTGGCATTTGTAAATCCTGATGAGGCGATTTTGAAAAGGCTGCAAGCTAAATTTCAAGATAAAAATATTTATAATGAGGATTATGTAAAATATTTAGAAACTAAGACAGGGAAAAAAGTGCTAAAAGAGAATACGGAAGATATAAATGTCATTTTGAAGATGTATGATGAGGCGACAAAGGACAATGATAAGATTGGGAATGTAATAAGGCAGCATGGATTTGACATTTTAAGGGGAAGAGAGGAAAGTAATGAGATTTTGCGGATACAAGATATAGTTTATTATATTTATTCGTATCCTATTAATAATAAAAGTGCTATAGAATCATTAGAATATGTGCTTAGTCAATATTCAGCAAAATATGTGAAATATCCTGATAAAAAGCCTATAAATAAATTCAACGAAGATAAGAATTATATGGATAAAATACAGGGTATGATTCAGATATATGTAAAAGATGGAAAAACTAAAGTTGAGAAGAATCAGCTACCTGAAAAGTATGACAAGTATATGCAGGGAATAAAGGATATTGATGAAATTGTTATAAAAGTTGCTAAAAGACCAGTTTCAGAGTTACAAAAGACAAGATGTGAAAATTTGATAAGGGAACTTGGGGAAAATGTTTCGGAATATGAAAAAACTTATTCAATGGATGAAAATGGAGTTAGGCAGTTTCCTTTATCTAGAAGATTGATTGACAATATAATAATTGAATTTTTGAAGGTGCAGACTGGGTTTAAGAAAGAAAATGAAACCAAGTATTTTGATAATCATCAATATAAAGATAGCAATATTGTGAGAAATTATCTTTTATGGTATATAAAAAGACAAAAAGGGATTGATATTCCATCAAAAAGTGAGAGAGGATTATTTAATAGGCTTGAAAAAATTGGGAAGGATATAAGGGTAACGACTGTCTTGAATGACTGGATAACTTCAAAATCGGCAATAAAAGTACGGAATATTAAGAAAATAAGTAATTTGATAGATGAAGTTTATGAAAATTATAGGGATAATTTGGACTTTGAAAAGGATAAAGGCATTATTTTGGGATTATTTAAAGATAGCAAGGAATTGTGGGATTATGCGGCAAATATTGATTCAATGGATTTGTATTCTTTTTATAAATCGTTTTATGATTTGCAAAATATTATAAATCCTACTGGAGAGTTATTTGTAAATACTAATTGTATGCTAAAATGTACACTTGGAAGGGATATTAGCCGATTAATTATAAAAGAGGACAGTGTAATGCTTGAAGGCGGGAAACAGGCTAATATAAATGATACGAATATTCAGCCTTTTAAATCGTGTAATGCAATTGGGACTTGCCAGCCTGCATTAATGGGAATGTGGGAGAAAAATACAGATGTAAAAGTTAGAAATAAGCCTGCATTGCTGGATATTTCAACTATTCAATGTCAACATGGCGGAACTATAAGTATTGATGCTGCTGGGCAAAAGGAAGTTGGAACGGCAGTTACTAAAGATAAAGAAGTTAGTGAAGCTATTAGAGATGCTGACTGTCAATACAAGTTATTGATAAATATTTGCAGTGATATAAATAATGACTTTATGCAAACACAATTAAAAAAAGAAGCACAGAAATTTTCTAAATGGAATAAGTATAAAAGCAGTACAATGAATAATAAAAATAAAGAAAAAATTCAAATTGCTGAAAAGGAAACCTCTTCAGAAAAGGAAAGATATTTAAGGCAAAAAATTTTGGATGTATTTAAAGAGGCATATAAAAGCGTAAAGCAAAAATCAAGGCCTGAACTTGATACAAAAAGAATAATAAAAAAACACGGGTTAAGTTTATGTGACTATAAGCAAAAAAACTTTTATTCTGCAAAAATGCTGCCTGTAATAGCTTATGGATATTTAATGCGAGCTGGAAATTTGACGATAACAGAAAATGAAAAAAAACAGATTGAAGCAGAGTTGAATAGTGATATAAAAACTTCAAATACAGAACAGATAGAATTAAAGGATTACAAAATACAAAATAATGTAAAACAAACAAAAGAATCTCTAGATCATAAAATAAATTCTTCAAATGTTACAAGCTGGATTGAAATAGGTAAAATATTATACACATCAACAAAATATCCTCCAACTGAAGCAGAGATACTAAATGCAATAAGGAAAAATGGGGAAAGTGTGGCTAGGTGTCCGTTTAGTCAAGGTGAGTGGAGTAAAACTCATAATTCTTCAATGGAAGTTAGTAATAGTGATGGTGTTCAGGATGATGTGACGAAGAAAGTTGAGCAGGATTCAACAACTAAAACAGATAAAAAATTAGAAAAGAACTCTGAAAAATGTGATACAGATAATTGTCCACATAAAGAAGTTAAAGAAAGAGCGCCATGGATAAAAGTTGCAGAAGAAGAAATGAAGAAATATAAAGGACAAAAAGAATCTAGCCGAAGTTTATATAATAGAATACAAAAAACATATTTTCCTGATGCAAATTTTGGAACAAATAAAAATCCTACTGAAATTGCATGGTGTGCAGCATTTATAACATATTGCATGAAAACAGCAGGATATAAAAATTCATCTGATCCTTCTGTTGGAGGATACGATTGGGGAGTTGCACCAAGACCAAAATTACCAAAAAGAGGATGGTTTGAAGGTGAAAAAACTAAACCTTTTGTAGGAGCTATAGGAATTTTTAAATTTAGAAAAGGTTATAGCCATGTAGCAATATTAGTCGGGAAAAGAAAAAATGGAATGTATGTATTTTTAGGCGGGAATCAAAATAATGAAATTAATAAAACTGCTTTTGAGCCAAGTAGAATTGATTATTTTATGAAGCCCAAAAGTTATACAGTAAAACCAGAAGAGCAAGAACTACCAATAATTACAGATTCAAAAAATACAGGTACAGTAGGATAA
- a CDS encoding cold-shock protein has product MLGKVKWFNEKKGFGFISGEDGNDYFLHFSKINKEGFKTVNEGEEVSFDVEEGPKGPQATNVISQ; this is encoded by the coding sequence TTGTTAGGTAAAGTAAAATGGTTTAACGAAAAAAAAGGATTCGGATTTATTTCAGGAGAAGATGGAAATGATTATTTCCTACATTTCTCAAAAATCAATAAAGAAGGATTCAAAACAGTTAACGAAGGCGAAGAAGTAAGTTTTGATGTAGAAGAAGGACCAAAAGGACCTCAAGCAACAAATGTAATTTCTCAATAA
- a CDS encoding histidinol-phosphatase, which produces MLVDYHMHFEYGSYDEDYVNPFFEKAKEMGLAEIGITEHTHGFKEFKDLYYDELILDDSETGNFQKKWLEQKTKFVHTLDEYKDFIDKLKAKGYPVKFGIEVCNFRNQEKVKEILSKYDFDYLIVSIHFIKGWGFDFSALKHKFIDENLVQIWKDYAKEIKDVANTGMYDILGHPFNLRLFKNIPEKKDVDKLLENTAKCLKKNNMIVDVNTGTFYRYPIKEITPYRDFMEYVKKYDIPVILSSDSHYSEHVGMKIKEAGEYVKEFGITEMVTFDKRKRKLTEIG; this is translated from the coding sequence ATGTTGGTGGATTATCATATGCATTTTGAATACGGGAGTTATGATGAGGATTATGTAAATCCGTTTTTTGAAAAGGCAAAGGAAATGGGGCTGGCAGAAATAGGGATTACAGAGCATACTCATGGATTTAAGGAATTTAAAGACTTGTATTATGATGAGTTAATTTTGGATGATAGTGAAACTGGAAATTTTCAGAAAAAATGGCTTGAGCAAAAAACTAAATTTGTGCATACATTGGATGAATACAAGGATTTTATAGATAAATTAAAAGCAAAGGGTTATCCAGTAAAATTTGGAATAGAAGTTTGTAACTTTAGAAATCAGGAAAAAGTTAAGGAAATATTGTCTAAATATGACTTTGACTATTTAATTGTTTCAATTCATTTCATTAAAGGCTGGGGATTTGATTTTAGTGCCTTAAAGCATAAATTTATAGATGAAAATTTAGTGCAAATTTGGAAGGATTATGCAAAGGAGATTAAAGATGTAGCCAATACAGGGATGTATGATATTTTGGGGCATCCATTTAATTTGAGATTATTTAAAAATATTCCAGAAAAAAAAGATGTTGATAAGTTGCTTGAAAATACGGCTAAATGCCTGAAAAAAAACAATATGATTGTGGATGTAAATACTGGTACATTTTATCGGTATCCAATTAAGGAAATCACCCCGTATAGGGATTTTATGGAATATGTGAAAAAATATGATATTCCTGTAATTTTATCAAGTGATTCGCATTATTCTGAACATGTTGGGATGAAAATAAAGGAAGCGGGAGAATATGTTAAGGAATTCGGAATTACTGAAATGGTAACTTTTGATAAAAGAAAGAGAAAATTGACTGAAATCGGGTAA
- a CDS encoding GumC domain-containing protein: MDNKNSQAIDANMIIKILYKDKALIALTTILIVILSTIFVFVNKSFKSEIILYGNDKVLTEIGENSQFSLSSFDFYSYLKKNSKTLRNINLPDDKFLKEMTTKLTAQSETNDPMVKVKFSTNNKSEGENFAKEYPILAQNYLLERKNKFLDSQIKLLEQQYSFLTKNVDIRTTKDSLTDTLVSRLAYYRLLKNDPNPVVKYINSTTKPSLNKKLVIAGSLFLGIFLGILIAFIKEFSTTLDWEDIKKRKN; this comes from the coding sequence ATGGATAACAAAAACTCACAGGCAATTGACGCCAATATGATAATTAAAATTCTTTATAAAGATAAAGCTCTAATTGCTTTAACAACAATATTAATTGTAATACTGTCAACAATCTTCGTATTTGTAAATAAATCATTCAAATCGGAAATCATTCTTTATGGAAATGACAAAGTTCTTACAGAAATTGGAGAAAATTCACAATTTTCATTAAGTTCATTTGATTTTTACTCTTATTTGAAAAAAAATTCAAAAACTTTAAGGAATATAAACTTGCCAGATGATAAATTTCTAAAAGAAATGACAACAAAATTAACTGCTCAATCTGAAACAAATGATCCTATGGTAAAAGTAAAATTTTCCACAAATAATAAATCTGAAGGAGAGAATTTTGCAAAGGAATATCCAATACTTGCACAAAATTATCTTCTTGAAAGAAAAAATAAGTTTTTGGATTCCCAAATAAAACTTTTAGAGCAACAATACAGTTTCTTAACAAAAAATGTTGATATTAGAACTACAAAAGATTCTTTGACAGACACTCTTGTATCAAGACTGGCATATTACCGTTTGTTAAAAAATGACCCAAATCCAGTTGTAAAATATATAAATTCTACAACAAAACCTTCTTTAAATAAAAAGTTAGTTATTGCTGGTTCATTATTTTTAGGAATTTTCTTAGGAATATTAATTGCATTTATTAAGGAATTTTCAACAACATTAGATTGGGAAGACATTAAAAAAAGAAAAAATTAA
- a CDS encoding pyridoxal phosphate-dependent aminotransferase, with amino-acid sequence MYIDPIINGIEISDIRKIHERLSAYKNVINMTIGEPDTDAPQEVKEAVAYHALNSPIKYSPVGGIPKLREKIANFYNEKFEGNYGKDNVLVTVGSTEGLSSTLKTILAEDDEVLIPTPAYVGYEPLVRVARAKTIFMNLEENNFVLTEKILEKYITNKTKLIILTYPNNPSGITLPEEEMAKIVKFLKGKEIYLLSDEIYASIAFEKFTSFAKYYDELKEQLIIVNGFSKSHSMTGYRLGYTIASENLQSQVKKISQYTVTSASTLSQYGAIAALDYCSDTTELSEIYKKRVHYFVKELEKLGFKCLKPKGAFYVFATYKTIEKFKNVKSFDFILDLLEKTELAIIPGITFQVEGYVRFSIVHDLPVLEEAIARLKKYIESK; translated from the coding sequence ATGTACATAGATCCAATAATAAACGGAATAGAAATATCAGATATCAGAAAAATTCATGAAAGATTGTCGGCTTATAAAAATGTAATAAATATGACAATTGGAGAGCCTGATACAGATGCACCGCAAGAAGTTAAGGAAGCAGTTGCATATCATGCCTTGAATAGTCCTATAAAATATTCTCCCGTAGGTGGAATTCCTAAATTGAGAGAAAAAATTGCAAATTTTTATAATGAAAAATTTGAAGGAAACTACGGGAAGGATAATGTTCTGGTTACAGTCGGTTCGACTGAAGGGCTTTCTTCTACACTTAAAACAATTCTTGCAGAAGATGATGAAGTTCTTATTCCAACTCCAGCGTATGTTGGGTATGAGCCGTTGGTTAGAGTTGCAAGAGCAAAAACAATTTTTATGAACTTGGAAGAAAATAATTTTGTGTTGACTGAGAAAATTTTGGAAAAATATATTACTAACAAGACTAAGCTAATAATTTTGACTTATCCAAACAATCCATCAGGAATTACATTACCTGAAGAGGAAATGGCTAAGATAGTAAAATTTTTAAAAGGTAAAGAAATTTATTTGTTAAGCGATGAAATTTACGCTTCAATCGCTTTTGAAAAATTTACATCTTTTGCAAAATATTATGACGAATTAAAAGAGCAATTGATTATTGTTAACGGATTTTCAAAATCACATTCAATGACTGGATATAGACTAGGATATACAATTGCTAGTGAAAATTTACAGTCACAAGTGAAAAAAATTAGCCAGTACACAGTTACAAGTGCTTCTACATTATCACAATATGGAGCAATCGCGGCATTGGATTACTGTTCAGATACGACTGAATTGTCAGAAATTTACAAAAAAAGAGTTCACTATTTTGTGAAAGAACTTGAAAAATTAGGATTCAAGTGCTTGAAACCTAAAGGGGCATTTTATGTATTTGCGACATATAAAACAATTGAAAAATTTAAAAATGTAAAGTCATTTGACTTTATTTTGGATTTATTGGAAAAGACTGAATTGGCAATAATTCCGGGAATTACATTTCAAGTGGAAGGATATGTAAGATTTTCGATTGTGCATGACTTGCCTGTGTTGGAAGAAGCGATTGCGAGATTGAAAAAATATATTGAATCTAAATAA
- the rlmD gene encoding 23S rRNA (uracil(1939)-C(5))-methyltransferase RlmD codes for MENKEKKILKKGDKIQLKIAGLNTKGRAYGFYRDDENRIFPNINAAEGQIVEGIFVKRRRKYELIQCEIIDFAGRKNAIYDEIARQNGGCNYQYYSYDEQLAMKNSNIEKEVKKIAKYDFIFEDPVRSVEVEKYRNKMEFSYGNAMKNGPTILGLHKQNSFHDIVEVDGLKLMDDNFNKIYVFCNEFSKTTGLDFYHRLDHIGFFRNLVIRKADFTKQILVNMVTTTQIEDENKLEFQKGLVEGLLALELENGFEITGILHTFNDNFSDSVVSESEEILFGKRDLEEEILGLKFKISPYSFFQTNSKTVEKLYEKVLDYLDEIEGENIHNSIVFDLFSGTGTIGQIVSKKAKQVYGIELVEEAVEKANENAKLNGIENARFIAGDVFEKLDEFDKNGIKPDIIILDPPRAGVGEKTLNKLLKYDVKDIIYVSCNPKTFNIDLKVLQENGYELVKMVTVDMFPVTPHIEVVSRLKKSV; via the coding sequence ATGGAAAATAAAGAGAAAAAAATTTTGAAAAAAGGCGATAAAATTCAACTGAAAATAGCAGGACTTAATACAAAAGGCCGTGCGTACGGTTTTTATAGAGATGATGAAAACAGGATTTTTCCAAATATAAATGCGGCTGAAGGACAAATTGTTGAAGGTATTTTTGTGAAGAGAAGAAGAAAGTATGAATTGATTCAATGTGAAATTATTGATTTTGCAGGAAGAAAAAATGCGATTTATGACGAAATTGCTAGACAAAATGGTGGTTGTAATTATCAATATTATTCGTATGATGAGCAACTTGCGATGAAAAATTCTAACATTGAAAAAGAAGTGAAGAAAATTGCAAAATATGATTTTATTTTTGAAGATCCAGTTAGAAGTGTCGAAGTGGAAAAATATCGAAATAAAATGGAATTTAGCTACGGAAATGCTATGAAAAATGGGCCTACGATTTTGGGGCTTCATAAACAGAACAGTTTTCATGATATTGTTGAAGTAGATGGACTAAAATTGATGGATGATAACTTTAATAAAATTTATGTTTTTTGTAATGAGTTTTCAAAAACGACAGGGCTAGATTTTTATCACAGATTGGATCATATCGGTTTTTTTAGGAATTTGGTTATTAGAAAAGCGGATTTTACGAAACAAATTTTAGTAAATATGGTTACTACAACTCAAATTGAAGATGAGAACAAATTAGAATTTCAAAAAGGTTTAGTTGAAGGATTATTGGCTTTGGAGCTGGAAAATGGGTTTGAAATAACTGGAATTTTACATACATTTAATGACAATTTTTCTGATTCGGTTGTTTCTGAAAGCGAGGAAATTCTTTTTGGAAAAAGAGACTTGGAAGAAGAAATTTTAGGATTAAAATTTAAAATTAGTCCATATAGTTTTTTTCAGACAAATTCAAAAACAGTAGAAAAATTATATGAAAAAGTGCTAGATTATTTGGACGAAATAGAAGGGGAAAATATTCACAATTCAATTGTATTTGATTTATTCAGTGGAACAGGTACGATTGGGCAAATTGTTTCAAAAAAGGCAAAGCAGGTTTATGGAATCGAGCTTGTGGAAGAGGCTGTCGAAAAGGCGAATGAAAATGCAAAATTGAATGGTATTGAAAATGCTCGTTTTATCGCAGGAGATGTTTTTGAAAAATTAGATGAATTTGATAAAAATGGAATCAAGCCAGATATTATAATTTTAGATCCACCTCGTGCAGGTGTTGGAGAAAAGACGCTTAATAAATTGCTAAAATATGATGTGAAGGATATAATTTATGTGTCTTGTAATCCAAAAACATTTAATATTGATTTGAAGGTTTTGCAAGAAAATGGGTATGAGCTGGTGAAGATGGTTACGGTTGATATGTTTCCAGTTACGCCGCATATTGAGGTTGTTTCAAGGTTGAAAAAGTCAGTTTAG